The Gemmatimonas phototrophica region CCGTTGAACACGCCAAAGGTGCGGTTCTCCACCAGCGTGACGCAGAACTTCACGAGGTCACGTACGTCGATGATCTGCACATGGTCGCTGCCATCGCCGGGGACCAGCACTTCGCCGCCTCGCGCAATGCGAACCGGCCAGTAGGTAAATCGATCCGTGTCATCCTCGGGGCCAACAATCAGCCCGGGGCGTACCACCGTGACACGTCCCGGCATGGCCGCGTGCAGCGCCTTCTCGGCGTAGGCCTTGGCATGTCCGTAGCTGAGCGGCTTACCGGCCTCAATGGGGGAGTTCTCAAGGGTCAGCACGGGCGCCTCAATGGACATGGGCACCCGACTCAAATCGAAATACGTGGAGCGGGTCGAGATGAACAGGTACTGGTCCACATTGTCGCGCAGCAGGTCGGCCGAGAGTTTCACCCACTCCGGCGCGCTCGAGAGCGATGCAGACTCGTCGATGACCGCGTCCCACTTGCGTCCCTTCAGCGCGCTCAGATTGCTCGCGCGGTCGCCGGCCAACTCTTCGACATCCTTGCCGAACATTCCCGGCGCACTACGGCCGCGGTTGAAGATCGTAACCTGATGGCCACGCTTGAGCGCCTCCCGCACATCATGCGGGCCCACAAACCCAGTGCCACCGAGAATGAGGATGCGCTTGGCTGCCTTGGCCGGCACCAGGATGCGCGGGTCGAAGGCAGAAGCAGCGCCGAGGGCGGTTAGCCCGGTGGCAATGAACTCACGACGGCTGTACATGGT contains the following coding sequences:
- a CDS encoding NAD-dependent epimerase/dehydratase family protein: MYSRREFIATGLTALGAASAFDPRILVPAKAAKRILILGGTGFVGPHDVREALKRGHQVTIFNRGRSAPGMFGKDVEELAGDRASNLSALKGRKWDAVIDESASLSSAPEWVKLSADLLRDNVDQYLFISTRSTYFDLSRVPMSIEAPVLTLENSPIEAGKPLSYGHAKAYAEKALHAAMPGRVTVVRPGLIVGPEDDTDRFTYWPVRIARGGEVLVPGDGSDHVQIIDVRDLVKFCVTLVENRTFGVFNGVGPQMGQPFREFVSRIQKGVGSNPTYTWVDADFLRANGANPYGRELPVFQVMRGRTAGFARFDITPEINAGLTVRPMEDTARDTLAWWKTLPAERQAAIKTGFTPEREQALLALWKARPGK